The Vicia villosa cultivar HV-30 ecotype Madison, WI linkage group LG1, Vvil1.0, whole genome shotgun sequence genome includes a region encoding these proteins:
- the LOC131643412 gene encoding cysteine-rich receptor-like protein kinase 44 yields MPLLSFLCFLFFIIVSQAKVRGLASCDNNRGNYTANSTYDNNLKTLISSFYSHKEINYGFYNFSYGQDPNKVYAIAMCSGDLNPNECLTYLNSSFTDLREQCPNQKEAIVWSGSLTLWYSNRSIFTTVEYKPTKGVVNGGVVPDVDKFSEALNKLLTDIKDKAAAGDSRLKYDAAKYENANFKTIYGAVQCVPDLSSQQCIDCLEDIISAIPICCNGRKGARIYKPSCHLRYEIYNFSNATVELYSVANPPSQSTTNTSSSGHNKTRTVIAIAVPSIFVVLVAILICFCLRVRKPKHSFEANNEEYEDDGEDEIMVVESLQFSFDIIQVATNHFSNSNKIGHGGFGDVYRGKLSNGQKIAVKRLSIDSAQGDREFKNEVTLVAKLQHRNLVKLLGFSLEGRERLLIYEFVVNKSLDYFIFDPTKKALLNWANRYEIIRGIARGLLYLHEDSRLRIIHRDLKASNILLDSEMNPKIADFGLAKLFVLDQTQGNTNRIVGTYGYMAPEYAMHGQFSVKSDVFSFGILILEIISGQKNNICIGNDVEYLLSYAWKSWNEGRATNIIDPSLHNISQNEIMRCIHIGLLCIQEEVEARPTMASVALMLNSHSLTLSIPTKPAYFYGSETRNLPNIQISGGNPSGSHESINQVSITDPYPR; encoded by the exons ATGCCTCTCCTTTcctttctttgttttctttttttcataaTAGTTTCCCAAGCCAAAGTCAGAGGACTTGCATCATGTGATAACAACAGAGGCAACTACACAGCCAACAGCACCTACGACAACAACCTCAAAACCCTTATATCTAGTTTCTATTCTCATAAAGAAATTAACTACGGTTTCTACAATTTCTCGTATGGCCAGGATCCAAACAAAGTATATGCCATTGCAATGTGTAGTGGAGATCTTAACCCCAATGAGTGTCTAACATACCTAAACAGTTCTTTTACCGATCTTAGAGAGCAGTGTCCAAATCAAAAAGAGGCGATTGTTTGGAGTGGGAGTTTAACTTTGTGGTACTCTAATCGCTCAATATTTACGACAGTAGAATATAAACCTACAAAGGGtgttgtaaatgggggagttgTACCCGACGTGGACAAGTTTAGCGAAGCACTGAATAAACTCTTGACAGATATTAAAGACAAAGCTGCAGCAGGTGACTCCCGTCTTAAATATGATGCAGCTAAGTATGAGAATGCAAATTTTAAGACTATATATGGTGCTGTGCAGTGTGTGCCTGATTTGTCATCGCAACAATGCATTGATTGCTTGGAAGATATAATTTCAGCAATTCCAATTTGTTGTAATGGCAGGAAAGGAGCACGAATTTATAAACCAAGTTGCCATCTTAGATATGAAATTTATAACTTCTCTAATGCTACCGTTGAGTTATACTCAGTTGCAAATCCACCATCACAATCCACCACTAACACTTCTTCATCAG GACACAACAAAACACGTACTGTCATCGCCATAGCTGTGCCATCTATTTTTGTGGTTTTGGTAGCTATTCTTATATGTTTCTGTTTGCGGGTGAGAAAACCAAAACACAGTTTTGAAG CTAACAATGAAGAATACGAAGACGATGGAGAAGATGAAATAATGGTTGTTGAGTCATTGCAATTTAGCTTTGATATCATACAAGTTGCTACAAAtcacttttcaaattcaaataaaattgggCATGGAGGATTTGGAGATGTTTATCGG GGTAAACTTTCTAATGGACAAAAGATTGCGGTCAAAAGGTTATCAATAGATTCTGCTCAAGGAGACAGGGAATTTAAAAATGAAGTAACATTAGTAGCCAAACTTCAACATCGGAATTTAGTCAAGCTACTTGGTTTCAGTCTAGAAGGAAGAGAAAGATTACTTATTTATGAATTTGTTGTGAATAAAAGTCTAGATTACTTCATATTCG ATCCGACAAAAAAAGCATTGTTGAATTGGGCCAATCGCTATGAAATCATAAGAGGTATTGCACGAGGTCTTCTTTATCTCCACGAGGATTCTCGCTTGCGTATTATTCATCGTGATCTCAAAGCAAGTAACATTCTCTTAGACAGTGAGATGAATCCTAAAATAGCTGATTTTGGATTGGCAAAGTTGTTTGTTCTGGATCAAACTCAAGGAAATACTAATAGAATTGTTGGAACCTA TGGATATATGGCACCAGAATATGCAATGCACGGACAATTTTCTGTAAAATCTGATGTATTTAGTTTTGGAATATTGATTCTTGAGATAATAAGTGgtcagaaaaataatatttgcatTGGAAATGATGTTGAGTACCTACTAAGTTAT GCATGGAAAAGCTGGAATGAGGGAAGAGCTACAAATATTATAGATCCATCATTACATAACATTTCACAAAATGAAATAATGAGATGCATTCATATTGGTTTACTATGTATTCAAGAAGAAGTGGAAGCCAGACCAACCATGGCTAGTGTTGCACTCATGCTTAATAGTCATTCTCTCACTCTTTCAATACCAACGAAACCCGCATATTTTTATGGAAGTGAAACTAGAAACTTACCAAATATCCAGATATCGGGTGGAAATCCTAGTGGATCACATGAATCGATTAACCAGGTTTCAATTACTGATCCATACCCGCGATAG